The sequence below is a genomic window from Salvelinus namaycush isolate Seneca chromosome 2, SaNama_1.0, whole genome shotgun sequence.
ccaagtcattgactgccttcagctcatctgcaatgtagagaccggtgtgtctgtgctcttgtagaatactggttgagggttggagatgtagttaattattccttgcccacgaacattcgaccacccatcagagatgattgcaatagtctgctttctctgatttgcttgaccttcacttgaactctttTGAACTAGTAGATGAAGCATGTCTTGTTGGAGGGGTGTATCctgggtgaagaacattcagaaatctcttccaatacacattgcctgtgagcatcagaggtgaatgACTACGTTCCTCCAATGAGCCAAAAACACTTcagattccaggaggaccatgagctgttgctaccGATAAGGTgcctgattcatcattttcacctcgaatagaagtagagggacttttgtcaggtTGCTTGCTGTGAACGCTGAGgaaactttatgcacttggccagattctgcatctttgttgcattcttcacatattttgcacagtatttgcaaatgtacacagcttttccttctacattagctgcagtgaaatgtggcattttcctgtaaagattagggaagaaattgtaaaaaaacaacatacaattccatgtacagataaatagttaagcagttagattaaacaactccttttgtAAGATGAATGTCTTAATATGAAACGTGTATGGAAAAAGGTGAATTAACACCCCTCAGTTAGCAGGcgcaagcaagctaaaacccacatggtagcaaaaactaatcAGCAGAaattaacaagttagaaatgatttaaacacactttgctgtaggctactatttactagttaacaaaaatcATGTAATGTAAAATATATCAACCCTCCctgtattgtaatcaaaacttaccaaaAAGCATGTACGGTAGTCCTTGGCTCGGAcagtagtagtgtgggctcaatagcatctcattagtgtgcaagatcttgaatcagctgtacatgtgatggaagaatgcactgtgcatgcagagggttgcaattccattgtattggggatagtttaaccaaaatatgccacaagacctagaattgccttatgtgtatcccacaaaggttcactgttatagaCTTTTTTAAAATTAATTTAAGCAAAATACCCGGGCTTAatttcccatggaaaatttccggaaagtttccgaccctttgcaacccaaCCCGACGTATATTTGAAAGATGAAATTGCTATGCAGTGGTTTAATCATTTTAAAACATGATTTTTAACAGCCATGGAGATGGTCTACATGCAACAGTGTTTTTCCTATGTTCATGCTGCTTTGAAATGGTATGATGGATTTGTATACCAGCAGTCTTTCTGTTTACAGTATTGGTTTGCtttggaagagactgctggtccCAGGTGAGTCAGCAGCAATAGATAATGTCTCTGCATGACAGTACGGCGTTAGCACGCTCTACTGCTTCTGCTGGCATTTTAGCCGTTTGTGAGGATGATTATGGTAACACATTTCGCCAGCTGAGAGAGTGgaggtttcactctcgccaaaatctgtccaaaataagcccaatgcgtttctatgggcttattttggacctaagcttgtcgaCTGTCTTCCTGCCAACTCCTATTGTTAGgacggagacatgagcatctttTCATtatatatacagatctctggtgagAGCCAATAGTAATGGAGACCTCTGAGTTTAGCCtctagagccccacagtggaggtgtcataatacttATAAAACCtggcggtcaaacagggaaatggttccaatcatttttccacTATTCATTTTTCTCATAGCGCTTATTTTAAGTTATTCTAAAATTCCCTGTTTTGTGTAtccttaccctggcgtgacgttttgataaccatgtaaccCTTTATCAATATATTAGTCTTTACTCATTTAataatgctaattagcatcaaagtagacatgcaaAACAACATCCTTGCAAGCGtctgcatgtcatctctagctgacaccttttgctaacaggtattgtgtcaatttgaaacttgcacaagacagttcataAAATTGTAAATGTAAGAAATGTTGCCAATTTTTTCAGTACTAATGTTTAGCTAATATTAGAATCTGGATTAATTTACCTTTGCCTTGATttggcagtctcgtccagatcatggcatttgtagCTCTTTATACTAGCGTAATTAGCATTTTTGGaggtaaatacaggcgaatagATAAGTCACATTGTCAAAGaaagatttacacggttatcaaaactcCATGCCAGGTTAAGCCTATATgaacagcccttattttaagtgttccTAAAACCCCCTTTgggaaaaatgattggaacctGTTTGAACTCTGgttattatgactcatactgtggtacacTATAGCAGTGAAAACAGGAAACTAACCcatgcccctctctctcccttttaccTCTGTGTTATCTCAAAGatggagaagaaagaggagaaggCAGATCCCTCCACCTCGTCCAATAGCACTTTAGAGTTGGAGCTGACTGAGGAGAAGCTGCCAATGTCGCTCTCCCGGCAGGAGGTGAGTCGGCCAATCAGAGCTGGTTTTATTGTCAAGCCTCCTGGGTTCTGTTCAGTTGGTATGAACAGGGAGGAGACGTGCTTGTTTTTTTGTCCAGGTGATCCGGCGGCTGAGGGAGCGAGGCGAACCAGTGCGTCTGTTTGCAGAGTCAGACTATGAGGCCTTCCAGAGGCTCAGGAAGATTGAGATTCTCGCTCCGGAAGTCAACAAGGTAACATCCTGTCACTGTTATGAGGCAGGGTGGTGGTGCGAACTTGCTCTTTGTTTTTGTGGTGGGTTTTATATTATTTTTGTAAGGTTAAAGAAGAGTTGGACACACTTTTAAGCACTCTCATTGTCCTTGGTACTGTTGTGTACATGCTAGCCCAGAACATTATACGTGACTTTTCGGGCACTGACAACCTGTGATGTAAAGATGATCACCTGTGTTACTGTGTATTCTCCGGGCAGGGTTTGAGGAACGACCTGAAGGCAGCCATGGATAAGATTGATGCGCAGTACCTGAATGAGATCGTAGGGGGCACTGGGGAGCCGGGTGAGGTGGACACACAATTCGATCTAAGAGTACATGAGGCAGACACAACCATTGAGGAGCTGGAGGTACACAGCGACTGGGGAGTCACTAAAGCAACTATATTTGTCCTTAACTCAGGGTTTAAGGGCTACATTTAAATCCACAATTGTAAATAAAAGGTGCTGAATGTCCCTCTTCTACCACAGTCCAAACAAAGTCCTATGTGTCAATGCATCATAAGAACACTGTATTCCTTTGTCCTCTTGTTTGGTATTTGTTGTCCTACAGGCTCTGGGTAAATCTCTGGGAACGGGAGATGACAATGGGGACCAGGATGTCATCGACAAAGTCCTTAGGGTGAGACTGCGAGCGTTATGCTCAGCTTTTTGCTTCAGGGAGAGTTGTTTGCGAATTCAACAGTTGCTGATGTGATCTCTATCCAGTGTTGTAATTATTTATTGTGATGCTGTGATGgagatataaaaaaaatatgtttgtgTGCTAACATGGTTGTGTTATGGTCAGTAGTTTCTTGGCAGTTGTGGATATAGTTTGTTGTGGTCTGTAGTTCCTGCTGGGAGTCTGGGCGAAGGACCTGAACGGTCGAGAGGACCACGTGAAGCGCAGCGTGCAGGGCAAGCTGGCCAGCGCCACCCAGAAACAGACTGAGTCCTACCTCAAACCGCTATTCCGGAAACTACGCAAGAAGGTGTGTTCACCTCAGAGAACTGCCCTCTTTGAAATGAGTGTGGTGGATATGGTCTTGTTTTAttgtctttctttttcttttagAGTTTGCCAGCAGACATCAAAGAATCAATCACAGACATCATTAAATTCATGCTGCAGAGAGAATATGTAAAGGTATTGAACTTGTTTTCTACCTGTTGTCACTTTAATTGGGTGTTTTGTGTTTAGTATGATTGGTATTAGTGTGTGTCATGTAACTAAACTAAGATTGGGCAGTTAAACTGTGCTTGTCTGTTCCAGGCGAACGATGCATACCTGCAGATGGCCATTGGTAATGCCCCCTGGCCCATCGGGGTGACCATGGTGGGCATCCACGCCCGTACGGGGCGAGAGAAGATCTTCTCCAAACACGTGGCCCACGTCCTCAACGACGAGACCCAGAGAAAATACATCCAGGTTAGGACCTCCGTGTTAACCTCTGAATATAACTTGGATCAAAGATGACCCCTAACCTCTGTGTTAACCCAAATAGAGTAGCATAAGTAAGATAGCTGACTGCTCAGCCTTCTTGTGAACATATCTTAACGTCTGCTCTCTCTTCAACAGGGACTGAAAAGGTTGATGACTATCTGCCAAAAACACTTCTCCACAGACCCCTCAAAGTGTGTGGAGTACAATGCCCTGTAGTACACTGACCGTCTACACCTGTGGTCACCAAGCCTTGTCTTAGAGTCCTGGGGTgcgcaggcttttgttccaaccTAGTGCTACAGCACCTAATTCAATTGACTATGGTCTTGATGATCATAAAATATGTTGAATCAGGTGGGCTAGTGTTGGGTTGGAAGGAAGGAAAGCATGCCTGTATACTTTGTAGTCTTACAGTATCAGGATTGGTATCCACTGTTTGGTTACACATCTGTGGAAGTCACAACAGCTGAGGAAGTCTCTGTACTTCTGTCTACATACCTGTCAATGGAGATCCAGCTGTTCATGTATATTTGGAGGCTCACTTTTTGCCACTGTTTACTGTTTTGGGTAGCTTTTTTTTTAGGGTTTACAGGTTAATATTTTCCTTGTTACTCAAATGAACGAACATGCCGTGTAAATATCCCTTCTAAGATGAGTCTTTCTCCAGTGTGCTAGTTCTATATCTTTGTAAGAATGGCCATGATGTGTAAGTTTTATTATGCAAAGCTTTGAAAAAAGAAGCTTTAAATTCAAGAATGAGAAAACAGCAGTTGAAACCTGTCAAAGTATA
It includes:
- the prpf18 gene encoding pre-mRNA-splicing factor 18, whose translation is MDFLNAEIVRKRKLIEDKNLITDSKKYFKRADLARKEEEEYFERCGHKMEKKEEKADPSTSSNSTLELELTEEKLPMSLSRQEVIRRLRERGEPVRLFAESDYEAFQRLRKIEILAPEVNKGLRNDLKAAMDKIDAQYLNEIVGGTGEPGEVDTQFDLRVHEADTTIEELEALGKSLGTGDDNGDQDVIDKVLRFLLGVWAKDLNGREDHVKRSVQGKLASATQKQTESYLKPLFRKLRKKSLPADIKESITDIIKFMLQREYVKANDAYLQMAIGNAPWPIGVTMVGIHARTGREKIFSKHVAHVLNDETQRKYIQGLKRLMTICQKHFSTDPSKCVEYNAL